AGGCGAACCAGCCCGCAGCGCGGGCGGCCGCGTACGGCGCGTTTTATGCGCCTGCCGGGGTAGGCCCGCGCGCAGAATGTCGGCCTACGCCGGCGTGGGAACGATCGGTAGCACCAGGCACGAGGGGTGCTCGGCATCGTGGAAGATCGTTTGCTGGGCGACGGCCATGCGCGTGCCGCTGGCCAGCGATTCGCCGGTGTTCAGGTTGCGATCGTACTTCGGGAATGCGCTCGAGCTGATCTGCAGGCAGATGCGGTGGCCCTGCTTGAACAGCTGGGCGGTGTTCCAGCAGTCGATCGTGTAGCGGTAGGCACGCCCCGGCTCGATCAGCGCAGGGGCCGCCAGCCCATCGCGGTAGCGCGCGCGCACCACACCATCGCACAGCCGCTGCACGAAGCCGCTCGGATGCACATCCAGCAGCATGGCCATGAAGTCGGTGTCGGGCGCCGACGAGGCCGCGTACAGCTCGACCACGATCGGCCCGGTCACCTCGGTGTCACGCGCGAGCGGCGGAGTCATATACACCAGCACGTCGTCGCGGCGCTGGGCGGCGGCATAGTCGTCGGCCCCGCCAATCTGCGCGGATGTCGGCTCGGTGAGGAATGGGAACGGCCGCGCCGGGTCGTAGCAGTAGCTGTCGGCCGGCTCGGCGCCGGGCGGCTCGGTTGCGAGCGCGCCGTCGCCATAGCGGCTGTTCGCCCGCCCGCCGCTGCGCAGGTAGTAGCGTGTGGTCTGGGCGCGCTCGATCGGCCAGGCCGGCTCGGCGCGCCAGGTGTTCGCGCCCATCACAAAGATCCGCACCGGCGCTTCCTCCCCCACGCCGTTGGGCATGCCCTTCAGCCAGTGGTCGAACCAGCGCAGCTGCGTGGCCGCCAGGTTCAGCAGCGCGTCGGGGCCGAAGTCGACCTCGCCCATGCTGGTGACGCCGGTGATCTGGTGGCCCCATGGCCCCATCAGCAGCCGCTGGCCGGCGCGGGCCTGCGGGCTGGCGCCACGCGCAACCATGCCGCGGAAGTTGAGCGGCGTGCCGATCTGCTCGTCGTCGTACCAGCCCGAGATATGCAGGATGGGCAGGTCGATCTGGTCGAACTTATCCTGGTAGCAGATCGCCCGCCAGTAGTCGTCGAGCCGCTCGTGCTGCAGCTCTTCGCGCCACTGCGGCAGCGATCGGCCGGTGCGCTCGTCCATGGTCTCGAGCGGCAGGTGCTCGTACACCCTGCTCCACTCGACTGCATCGGTGTTCTGCATGGTACGCCCGCTGGTCATGTGCAGCCAGCACAGGTGCTGCAGGCCGTTCGTGCCGGTGGGCCACTCGACAAACGGGTCGGAGGGGCAGACTGTGACGACCATGGCGCGCAGGTGCGCCGGATGCTCGAGCGCGGCCAGCCACTGGACACGCCCCAGGTACGAGCCGCCCAGTGTGCCGACATTGCCGTCGCTCCAGGGTTGGGCCGCGCACCACTCGATGGTATCGTAGCCATCGCGGCCCTCGTTGCGGTAGGGCACGAACACGCCGTCGGAGTCGCCGCGCCCGCGCACATCCTGCCACACCAGCACGTAGCCGCGCTCGGCAAAGTAGCGCCCGGTCGCCAGCGCGCCGTCGCCGTTCTTGAGGTAGGGCGTGCGCAGCAGCAGCACCGGAAAGCGGCCGCTGGTGCGCGGGCGGTAGATATCGGCCGAGAGCAGTGTGCCGTCGCGCATGGGTACGCGCGCGTCGAAGTCGATCTGGGCCTGGTAGGTTGGCTCGGAAGAAGTCATGAGCTGCCTCTGCAGTAGTGCATAGTGCGTATGCCTCGCATAGCTATGCACCGCGTACTAGTCACGTATTTTGAGCATGGCCATTCCGATAGAGCATTGCAGCTTGCACATTTGAACGTTCGAACCTGCACCCTGCTACCCTGCAAGCGAACTGACCCACTCATGCCGTGGGTAGCATGGTGAGGATCAACTGGCCTTATTACCTGCCTCCGGCGCATACCAGCCGCTGCTGGCCTGTAGCGCGCGCCGCCAGATATCGCGCTCGTCGTCGAGGATCGGCTCCTGGAAGCGGTAGTCGTGCTTGCGGATGAACTCGTCGAGCACTGCCTCGAGCCGGCGCCAGATCGCGGCCTGGCGCGCGGCCAGATCGCGCGCGGCCTCGGCGCCGGCGCCGCGCAGGCTATTGGCCAGGTGTACCCGGCACAGCCCGGCCGAGCGATCAAACTCGGCGGCAAACCCGGCATCGCGCAGGTTGTGCAGCAGCCCGGCGATCAGCGGCGCCTCGATCCGCGGGCGCTCGGCGCACATGGGGCAATCGCCCTGCGGCTCAACCCGCTCGGCCAGCTGCGCGCTCGATCCGCCGCCAAGCAGGCCCTTCAAGCTGCCGCGTGGCGCGCCGGGCGCCTCGAGCACGGCCGCCATGGCGCGCAGGATGTCGCGGCTGAGGATCGCGACGCCAAGCGCGCTGCGCCCCGCCGCCAGCATCTCGGTGTGCGGCAGGCACAGGCCGCGGCTGGCGCGCAGCGCATCACGACGGCCGATGTCGTTCACCTGGTCGTATAGAAAATGATCGATCGCCTTACGCTCGGCGCGCTCGACCAGCACGCAGAGCGGGCAGGCCTGGCGCATGGCGCTCAGCAGATCATCGCGGGTGCGCGGGTCGGTCACAGCTACCTCATATGCGATTGGGCCGCAGGCATTGTACCATGCCGCAGCCCACGCGGTGCCGGCGTTGCGTACACGCTGACTGGCGGCGTCGGCGCTTGACAGATCGGCGTGGCTGCGGTACAACCAGGTAACACGTTTATCGCCGAGGGTGCTGTGCGCAACGCCGGGTCGCTACGTCGCATGTGGGGGTATTTCAGGCGCCACTGGTACGCCTGGCGTGCTCGGCTGCGCCGCGATCAGGCCGCGCTCGCGCTCGGCGTGCTGCTGATGCTGGGCCTGGGCGAACCACTGCTCTGCATTCTGCATTGCCAGCTCTGGCTGCCATTCGCCCACCACAGCTATTTCAGCGCGCAGCATCAGCACCAGCATCATGCCGGGGCGGCCGGGCTGCCCGGCACACACGTGCGCCAGGCCGGCGCGGTGCTGCCTTCGCCGGCCCGCAGCGACGCCTGCACCCTGATCGCTGCAGGCACTGGCGTGCCCTTGCACGTGCCGCCCACGCCAGTCCACGACATGCTCACCACGCTAGTGCTGATTGCGATCACGCTTCGGCTGCTGTGCTTCTACCTGGGCATGCCGCGCGGCGCGCCTCCTCCCGTGCCCACACCACCACTGCTGCGCCCACCGATCGCCATCGGTTAGCGCCCCATCCCTCGTTCAAATTTGAACCACGAGGCCTACGACGATCGCGTCTTTGAAACGAGCGCGTACCCTACTGCTATGCGTAACTGGCGTATTCAATCGAGCCACGCGGCAGCGATGCTGGCGCTGGTGTTGCTGCTCGCCGCCTGTGGCGCGCCGGCTGCACCTGAAGGCATGGTCATACAGCGCCAGCAGGTCGACCAGCTGATGATCGAGCTGGCCTTGCCGGCCAGGCCATTGGTCAGCAGCGAACAGCCGGCGATCGTCACACTCGCCGACGCGCGCGGCCCGGTCGATGGCGCCGAGGTGTGGCTCGAGCTGATCATGCCGAGCATGGACATGAGCACAAATCAGCCCGACGCAATCGGCCAGCAAGCCGGGCGCTACCGCTCGACCGTGCTGTTTACGATGGTTGGCGCCTGGAACCTGGATGTCCACGCGGTTGTGGCCGGCCAGGAGTATGTGGCTCGTTTCTACACAGAGACCCACTAACCCCGATAGTTGCCGGTGCCGGCACGGTACGAAGACTACGCCGGCACAATCATAAGGAGAAACACCCCATGACGCGACGAATCAGTCTGGTGCTGATGATCGTGCTGCTGTTGAGCCTATCGATATTCGGCATTGCCTCGGCGCACGCCAAGCTGGTTTCTTCCGACCCGGCGGCCGGCGCCAACCTGACCAAGGCGCCCGCCAGGGTGACGCTAAAGTTCGACGAGGAGATCTCGGACAAAGCGACCGACAGCTTTTTCACGGTTATCAACGAGCAAGGCGCGACGGTTGGCACCGGCACGCTCGACAACACCGATGTCGATCACGAAACGCTCAGCGGCGCGCTGAACACTGGCCTGGCCGACGGCGTCTATACCGTCAAGTGGCAGGCACTGACACCCGACGACAACGGCAAGAGCGAGGGCAGCTTCACGTTTGGCGTTAACAAGGCCCCCGGCGCCCAGCCCACCGCTGCCGCGCACGACGAGCCGGCGCCTACAGCTGCCGCCGCGCCTACAGCTGCCGCCGCGCCTACAGCTGCCGCCGCGCCTACAGCTGCCGCCCCGGCGGCACTGCCGAAGACCGGCGCAAGCGACCTGCCGCTCGGCGGCTTGTTCGTGGCAGCCGCAGCCATCCTGCTGGCCGGCGGCCTGGTGCTGCGGCGCGGCAAGGGCCGGGCGTAGCTTTATGATCGGGCGAACGCGAAGCATCCGCTCCCTCAGCCGCCTCCAGCGACCTTTGGCGACGCTGCTGGTCGTGCTGTGCTTCGCGTTCGCCGAGCCGCTGGCCTGTATCATCCACTGCCAGCTCGATCCAGGCCAGCCGCCCGATGCTCAGCCGCTATATGCGCACCACCATGCCGGCGCGGCCCCTCAACCAGCCGCCACAGGCGCGGTGCTGATTGCAAGCACATCGCCGTGGTGCTTCTATGCAACCAGCCGGCCCGATATACCCCAGGCGCCCGTGCCGCGCTCGCCAGTCCACGAGCTTGTCGTGCCGGCGGTGCTCGCGCTGGTTGTGCCGGCGCCGCTGGCCTTCATATTCAGGCCTGGGCCGCTGCACCGCGTGCCACCGATCCGCGCCCCCAGCACACCACCGCCGAAACAGTAGCCGGCGCACAGGCGCCGCCGCATGCCCCCGATCATTGGCGCGTCGCCCGACCCTGGGCCGCGCAGCCGGCTCGTGCGCGATCACACCGCGCATATCCACGCACCGATTGAGGTTCGATATGCCACGTTCTACGCTGATCCGCTTCTGCGCCCTACTGGCGCTGGCCACAAGCATGCTTGGCCTACACGCCTGCGGGCAGGTCGAGCTGCATGGTACCGTACTCGACCCACCCACGCCCGCGCCCGACTTTACGCTGGTCGCGCACACCGGCGCGCCATTCCGGCTGAGCGAGCAGCGCGGCAAGGTCGTGCTGCTGTTCTTTGGCTTCACCAATTGCCCGGATGTCTGCCCGACCGCGCTCTCGGATATGGCCGCCGTGCAGCGCAAGCTTGGCAGCGACGCCGAGCAGGTGCAGGTAGCCTTCGTGACGCTCGACCCCGAGCGCGATACGCCCGCGCGGCTGGCAAAATACATGGCCGCCTTCAACCCGCGCTTCCTGGGCCTGCACGGCACACCAGCCGAGATCGCGCCGATCATCAAGGCCTATGGCGTTACGATGGCCCGGCGCGAGCTGCCCAACTCGGCGCTCAAATATACGATCGACCACTCGCCGTTCATCTATGTGATCGACAAGACCGGCAGCTGGCGCGAGCTGCTGCAGGACGGCGTGCCGATCGCCGATATGGCTAACGACATTCGCTACTTCATTCATAACGGAGGTTAACGATGCGACGCATCATCATTTCATTGCTCGTGGCCGCCACGCTGCTCAGCGCCTGCGGCACATCCGATAGCGCCAGCGCGCCCGCGCCGGCACCCACCGCCATCAATGCAGCGGCGCCAACCAACGCCAGCGCCCCAGCCGCCGGCGCGATTCAGATCAGCGACGTATGGGCGCGTCCGGCCATCACAATGGGCGGCGATAGCGGCGCTGCCATGGGCGACGCCAAGCCGACCGGCGCCGCCATGGGCGACGCCAAGCCGACCGGCGCCGCCATGGCCGGCGGCGAGGGCGGCTCGAACGGCGCAATGTACCTGACGATCAGCAACAGCGGCGACGCGCCCGACCGGCTGGTCAAGGCCAGCGGCAATATTGCCAAGTCGATCGAGCTACACACGGTGATTAAGAACGGCGACGTGATGCAGATGCGCCCGGTCGAGGCGATCGACGTACCGGCCAAGGGCAGCGTCAAGCTCATGCCCGGCAGCTTCCACGTGATGCTGATCGGGCTGAACCGCGAGCTAAAGCTGGGCGACACGTTCGATATCACGCTCCAGTTCGAGAAAGCCGGCCCGATCAAGGTGCAAGCGACCGTGAAGCAGCCTGAGTAGCCGGTTCTCCGCCTCCCAGACCTTCCCAAGGGTGGGGGTTCGGGCTCGCACGTATAGGGTTTTTGCCCAGCATGCTGGGCTATGTGGATACCCCTCCCCCGTACCCCCTCCCTTGCTAGGGGAGGGGCAGGAATTTGGCGTTCCAATGCGCTCGCTCCGCGAGCGCATTGGAACGCTCATAGGATACCCCCCGCTCCCAATATTGGAAGGGAGCAGGGGGATGCGGGCCGATCGCATGGGAACGCGATCATGAAAGGGGTTTCGGGCGGCGAAACCGCCCGAAACCCCACTCTGGAGCTGAAGGAAGCCATGAACCGAACCGACCGCCTGCTCGCGATCGTGCTCGAGCTGCAAGCGCGCGGCCGCCAGCGCGCCGAGGATCTGGCAGCGACCTTCGAGGTCGGCAAGCGCACGATCTACCGCGACATCCAGGCGCTGTGCGATGCCGGCGTGCCGGTGGTGTCGACGCCGGGCCAGGGCTACTCGCTTTCCGAGGGCTACTTCCTGCCGCCGCTGCGCTTCACCGCCGACGAGGCGCTGATGCTGCTGCTCGGCGGCGACGTGATGTGCCAGAGCTTCGACGCCGAGTACCGCGCCGCCGCGCTGGCGGCCGGCCGCAAGATCGCCGGCGCGCTGCCCGAACACCTGCGCGGCGAGGTAGCCGCGCTGCGCGAAAGCATCCGCTTCGTGGCCCATGGCACAAGCGTGCGCGAGACCGAGCTGCTGCGCACCCTGCGCCGCGCGCTGGTTGGGCGCCACGTGATCCACTTTCGCTACCACACCCGCAGCGGTCAGGCGGCCGCCGGCGCGTGGAGCCAGCGCACGGCCAACCCGCTCGGGCTGGTGTATGTCGCCCAGGCCTGGCACCTGATCGGATTCGACCACGCGCGCCAGGATCGGCGCAATTTTCGCGTCGACCGGATCGAGCAGCTGCGTGTGCTGGCAGAGAGCTTCGAGCGGCCGGCCAGCCTCCGGCTCGAGCTGCCCCGGAACGACCGGCAGTTGATAGTGCGGGTGCTGTTCAGCCATGCCGTCGCCGATTGGGTGCGCGAGGCGCCTTCGTTCTTCGCCGTAGCCGAGGAAGCGCACACCGACGGCCTGCTGATCACGTTGGGCGTGCGCCACGAGCGCGACATCCTGGGCTGGCTGCTTAGCTGGGGGCGCGATGTGCGCGTGCTCGAGCCGGATTCGCTGCGCGCGCTCGTGGCGGAAGAAGCCGCGCAGATCGCGCGAAATCACGAATCGCTACTGACATAGGGCTGTCACTCGCGCGGTGTATGCTGAGCATGTTAACCGCACTACACCACGAGGAGGGCAACCGGAATGCGCAATGCGATCAACTGGTTCGAGATCCCGGCCACCAACTTCGACCGCGCGGTCGCGTTCTACCGCACTGTGCTGGGCCGCGACATCCGCACGGGCGAGTTCATGGGCGTGCCGCACGGCTTCTTCCCGGCCGATGAGCATGGCGTGGCCGGCGCGATCATCGCCCCGCCCGACGCCACGCCCGGCGCACACGGCACGCTGATCTACCTCGACGCCGCGCCGTCGCTCGGCGACGCGGTCGCGCGGGTCGCGCGGGCCGGCGGCCAGGTGCTGCTGCCCGAGACATCGATCGGCGAGCAGGGCGTGATCGCGATCGTACTCGACAGCGAGGGCAATCGGGTCGGGCTGCACGTCGCCTAGCGCCGTTCTGAGTTCCGCTGCCCATAGCGATCGTACCGCCCTTGAAGCCCGAGCACGTCGCGTGGGATTACGCTTACGGCAGCAAGGTGCTCCAATGTTGGCGCTCCGCGCCAACATTGGAGCACTATAATCGAAACATACCGCCTGCCGCAGGCAAACATTGCCTGGAACGCGGGCCACCGCCTGAGCCGCTTAACGCGAGAGGAACACATTGCGCTACACTACCAGCGGCACACTCGCCGCAACCGCACCCTTCGACTTCGATAAGTCGCTGGCGTTTATCGGCGGCTTCGGGCCAATGGCCGGCGAGCAGGCGATCGGCGAGCGCACGCTGGCCAAGGCTGTGTGCATCGCCGGCCAGCCAATCGTGTTTCAAGTGGCGCCCGCCGGCGCCGCCGAGCAGCCGGCGCTGGCCTACACGCTGCTGGCCGAGCAGCCGATCGAGCCGGGCACACAGCGCCTGGCCGAAGATCGGATCGCATGCTTCCTGAGCCTGAACGACGATCTGCGGCCGTTCTACGCGCTGGCCGAGCGCGACCCGATCTTCGCACCGATCGCCCGCCGGCTGCACGGCTACCATCAGGTCAGGTTCCTCACACCATTCGAGAGCGCCGCCTGGGCGGTGCTGACCCAGCGCAACGCCCTGCCGATCGCACGCACGCTCAAGCAGCGCCTGGTCGAGCGCTACGGCGCGCCGATCGAGGCCGCTGGGATGCGCCACTGGGCCTTCCCCGAAGCCGCCACACTGGCGCAGGCCAACCCCGCCGAGCTGTATGCGCTACTGCCGAATCTGCGCCGGGCCGAGTATTTGCAGGCTGCCGCGATGGCCTTTGCCGGCGCCGACGAGGGCTGGCTGCACGGCGCGCCCTACGCCGAGGTGGCAGCCTGGCTGCGCGCTATTAGCGGGATCGGCGCGTGGTCGGCCAGCTTCATTCTGCTGCGCGGGTTGGGGCGCATGGAGCAGCTGCCGGCGGGCGAGGCCAAACTGGCCGCGGCGGTGTCGCGGCACTATGGCGCGGGGCGCGCGCTCGGCGACAGCGCCATCCGCACGATCGCCGAGCACTACGGTGCCTATCAGGGCTACTGGGCACACTACATGCGCGTGGCCGGGTAAGGCTACACCGGCTCGTCTGTGCCGGCCGGCTCGTCTGTGCCGGCGGCCGGCGCCTCGGCCGGGCGGGCGGGCGCGCGCCCGTAGATCCGTGTCAGCGTAGCCAGGCGATCGACCAGCTCGAATGTGAGCATGCCGGGCGTGTAGCGCCAGCCCCAGTTGCCGCCGGCGCGTCCCGGCGTGTTCATACGGCTCTCGCTGCCCAGCCCGAACACATCCTGCATCGGCAGTAGCACCGTCTCGGCCACCGAGGCCAGCGCCAGCCGAATGAAATCCCAGCTGATATCGCTGCCGTCGCGCCCAAGGTACAGCTGCACATGCTGCCGATCGCCCTGGCCAAGCGCCTGCCACCAGCCCAGCGTGGTGTCGTTGTCGTGCGTGCCGGTGTACACGACACAGCGCGGAGCGTAGGTATGCGGCAGATACGGGTCGTTGGGCGCGCCGCTGAAGGCAAACTGCAGCACTTTCATGCCCGGCAGGCCCAGATCATCGCGCAGCGCCTCGACATCAGGCGTAATCACGCCCAGGTCTTCGGCAATGATCGGCAGGCTGCCCAGCGCGGCGTTCACCGCCTCGAACAGCGCCGTGCCTGGCCCGCGCACCCACTGGCCATTGATTGCGGTCTCCTCGCCGGCCGGCACCTCCCAGTAGGCCGCGAAGCCGCGGAAGTGATCGATCCGCGCGATATCGACCAGCGTGAGCGTAGCGCGGAAGCGTTCGATCCACCAGTGGTAGCCCTGGCTGGCCAGCACATCCCAGCGGTAGAGCGGGTTGCCCCATAGCTGCCCGGTGGCGCTGAAGTAGTCCGGCGGCACGCCGGCCACCACCGTCGGGTTGCCGGCCTGGTCGAGCATGAAGATCTCGCGGTTGGCCCATACGTCGGCGCTATCGAACGCCACGAAGATCGGGATGTCGCCGATGATCTGGATGCCGCGCTGGTTGGCGTAGGCCTTGAGGCTGCGCCACTGGCTGAAAAACAGCCACTGCATATAGGCGTGGAACTCGGTCGCCGCGCTCATGCGGCTGGCGTATACCCCCACTGCCTGCGGCTCGCGCCGGGCGATCGATGGCTCCCAGCTGCTCCAGGCCGCACCGTCATGGGCCGCTTTCAGCGCCGCGAACAGGGTGTAATCGGCCAGCCAGCTACGCTGCTCGGTGCGGAATGCTGCGAACGCCTCGCGTAGTTCGGCCGGCGCAGCGTGCTTGAAGCGCTCGAATGAGCGCTGTAGTGCCCCGATCTTGAAGGGAATCACCGCGCCATAGTCGGCCAGCTCGTCGGAGAAGTGCGGCGCGTCGGCCAGATCCTCGGGTGCGAGCAGGCCCAGCTCGAGCAGCTGGTCGAGGCTAATCAGCAGCGGGTTGCCGGCGAAGGCCGAAAAGCCCTGGTAGGGCGAGTCGCCATAGCCGGTTGGGCCAAGCGGCATCACCTGCCAGAGCTGCTGGCCCGCAGCGGCCAGGAAATCGACGAATGTGTAGGCGGCGGCACCCAGGTCGCCAATGCCCCAGCGCCCCGGCAGCGAGGTCGGGTGCAACAGAAT
The sequence above is drawn from the Candidatus Kouleothrix ribensis genome and encodes:
- a CDS encoding DNA-3-methyladenine glycosylase 2 family protein, whose translation is MRYTTSGTLAATAPFDFDKSLAFIGGFGPMAGEQAIGERTLAKAVCIAGQPIVFQVAPAGAAEQPALAYTLLAEQPIEPGTQRLAEDRIACFLSLNDDLRPFYALAERDPIFAPIARRLHGYHQVRFLTPFESAAWAVLTQRNALPIARTLKQRLVERYGAPIEAAGMRHWAFPEAATLAQANPAELYALLPNLRRAEYLQAAAMAFAGADEGWLHGAPYAEVAAWLRAISGIGAWSASFILLRGLGRMEQLPAGEAKLAAAVSRHYGAGRALGDSAIRTIAEHYGAYQGYWAHYMRVAG
- a CDS encoding copper resistance protein CopC, translated to MTRRISLVLMIVLLLSLSIFGIASAHAKLVSSDPAAGANLTKAPARVTLKFDEEISDKATDSFFTVINEQGATVGTGTLDNTDVDHETLSGALNTGLADGVYTVKWQALTPDDNGKSEGSFTFGVNKAPGAQPTAAAHDEPAPTAAAAPTAAAAPTAAAAPTAAAPAALPKTGASDLPLGGLFVAAAAILLAGGLVLRRGKGRA
- a CDS encoding FixH family protein is translated as MRNWRIQSSHAAAMLALVLLLAACGAPAAPEGMVIQRQQVDQLMIELALPARPLVSSEQPAIVTLADARGPVDGAEVWLELIMPSMDMSTNQPDAIGQQAGRYRSTVLFTMVGAWNLDVHAVVAGQEYVARFYTETH
- a CDS encoding copper chaperone PCu(A)C, producing MRRIIISLLVAATLLSACGTSDSASAPAPAPTAINAAAPTNASAPAAGAIQISDVWARPAITMGGDSGAAMGDAKPTGAAMGDAKPTGAAMAGGEGGSNGAMYLTISNSGDAPDRLVKASGNIAKSIELHTVIKNGDVMQMRPVEAIDVPAKGSVKLMPGSFHVMLIGLNRELKLGDTFDITLQFEKAGPIKVQATVKQPE
- a CDS encoding YafY family transcriptional regulator, with amino-acid sequence MNRTDRLLAIVLELQARGRQRAEDLAATFEVGKRTIYRDIQALCDAGVPVVSTPGQGYSLSEGYFLPPLRFTADEALMLLLGGDVMCQSFDAEYRAAALAAGRKIAGALPEHLRGEVAALRESIRFVAHGTSVRETELLRTLRRALVGRHVIHFRYHTRSGQAAAGAWSQRTANPLGLVYVAQAWHLIGFDHARQDRRNFRVDRIEQLRVLAESFERPASLRLELPRNDRQLIVRVLFSHAVADWVREAPSFFAVAEEAHTDGLLITLGVRHERDILGWLLSWGRDVRVLEPDSLRALVAEEAAQIARNHESLLT
- a CDS encoding VOC family protein, coding for MRNAINWFEIPATNFDRAVAFYRTVLGRDIRTGEFMGVPHGFFPADEHGVAGAIIAPPDATPGAHGTLIYLDAAPSLGDAVARVARAGGQVLLPETSIGEQGVIAIVLDSEGNRVGLHVA
- a CDS encoding SCO family protein yields the protein MPRSTLIRFCALLALATSMLGLHACGQVELHGTVLDPPTPAPDFTLVAHTGAPFRLSEQRGKVVLLFFGFTNCPDVCPTALSDMAAVQRKLGSDAEQVQVAFVTLDPERDTPARLAKYMAAFNPRFLGLHGTPAEIAPIIKAYGVTMARRELPNSALKYTIDHSPFIYVIDKTGSWRELLQDGVPIADMANDIRYFIHNGG
- the malQ gene encoding 4-alpha-glucanotransferase codes for the protein MRKSGILLHPTSLPGRWGIGDLGAAAYTFVDFLAAAGQQLWQVMPLGPTGYGDSPYQGFSAFAGNPLLISLDQLLELGLLAPEDLADAPHFSDELADYGAVIPFKIGALQRSFERFKHAAPAELREAFAAFRTEQRSWLADYTLFAALKAAHDGAAWSSWEPSIARREPQAVGVYASRMSAATEFHAYMQWLFFSQWRSLKAYANQRGIQIIGDIPIFVAFDSADVWANREIFMLDQAGNPTVVAGVPPDYFSATGQLWGNPLYRWDVLASQGYHWWIERFRATLTLVDIARIDHFRGFAAYWEVPAGEETAINGQWVRGPGTALFEAVNAALGSLPIIAEDLGVITPDVEALRDDLGLPGMKVLQFAFSGAPNDPYLPHTYAPRCVVYTGTHDNDTTLGWWQALGQGDRQHVQLYLGRDGSDISWDFIRLALASVAETVLLPMQDVFGLGSESRMNTPGRAGGNWGWRYTPGMLTFELVDRLATLTRIYGRAPARPAEAPAAGTDEPAGTDEPV
- a CDS encoding CocE/NonD family hydrolase encodes the protein MTSSEPTYQAQIDFDARVPMRDGTLLSADIYRPRTSGRFPVLLLRTPYLKNGDGALATGRYFAERGYVLVWQDVRGRGDSDGVFVPYRNEGRDGYDTIEWCAAQPWSDGNVGTLGGSYLGRVQWLAALEHPAHLRAMVVTVCPSDPFVEWPTGTNGLQHLCWLHMTSGRTMQNTDAVEWSRVYEHLPLETMDERTGRSLPQWREELQHERLDDYWRAICYQDKFDQIDLPILHISGWYDDEQIGTPLNFRGMVARGASPQARAGQRLLMGPWGHQITGVTSMGEVDFGPDALLNLAATQLRWFDHWLKGMPNGVGEEAPVRIFVMGANTWRAEPAWPIERAQTTRYYLRSGGRANSRYGDGALATEPPGAEPADSYCYDPARPFPFLTEPTSAQIGGADDYAAAQRRDDVLVYMTPPLARDTEVTGPIVVELYAASSAPDTDFMAMLLDVHPSGFVQRLCDGVVRARYRDGLAAPALIEPGRAYRYTIDCWNTAQLFKQGHRICLQISSSAFPKYDRNLNTGESLASGTRMAVAQQTIFHDAEHPSCLVLPIVPTPA